A genome region from Ottowia testudinis includes the following:
- a CDS encoding GAF domain-containing protein — protein MWRWFRNKVVAPAPLQPGAEIAAGAGTGFDALAEPRVWALTVPMAAPPPRDETADRHSAELRRLAALQARGDAAYQYVVETAARICQTPIAAIGLLDGDTLWFKASVGFSAKTTAAAHSPCLLVIEQSPSVTEVRDLRRAARFAGCPLLQAHPGTCYYAGAPLITPQGVAVGAVSVADERPRELSPVQLRTLELLARQTVLLLEHRAPPESPAAPSP, from the coding sequence ATGTGGCGCTGGTTTCGCAACAAGGTCGTGGCGCCCGCGCCGCTGCAGCCGGGCGCCGAAATCGCCGCCGGGGCCGGTACCGGCTTCGACGCCCTGGCCGAGCCGCGCGTGTGGGCGCTCACCGTGCCCATGGCCGCGCCGCCGCCGCGCGACGAGACCGCCGACCGGCACAGCGCCGAGTTGCGGCGCCTGGCGGCCCTGCAGGCGCGCGGTGATGCGGCGTATCAATACGTTGTCGAGACCGCCGCGCGCATCTGCCAGACGCCGATCGCGGCCATCGGGCTGCTGGATGGAGACACGCTGTGGTTCAAGGCCAGTGTGGGCTTCAGCGCCAAGACCACGGCGGCGGCGCATTCGCCTTGCCTCTTGGTGATCGAGCAAAGTCCGTCCGTGACCGAGGTGCGCGACCTGCGGCGCGCGGCGCGCTTTGCCGGCTGCCCATTGCTGCAGGCGCACCCGGGCACCTGTTACTACGCGGGCGCGCCGCTCATCACGCCGCAGGGCGTCGCCGTGGGGGCGGTGAGCGTGGCCGACGAACGCCCGCGCGAGCTGTCGCCGGTGCAGCTGCGCACGCTGGAGCTGCTGGCGCGGCAGACGGTGCTGTTGCTGGAACATCGGGCCCCCCCTGAGTCGCCTGCGGCGCCTTCCCCCTGA
- a CDS encoding metal ABC transporter substrate-binding protein, with amino-acid sequence MLAAALPLGAAAQGQGLQVFACEPEWAALVKALAPQAQVTAATHARQDAHHIEARPALIAALRRAHLAVCTGASLEVGWLPMLQARAGNAAVRDGQPGMFYAAQQVELIDRRASVGFNDGDVHPEGNPHFHLDPARLAQVARALSQRLAQIDPPQAAAYAARHTAWQADWARGTAQWQQRAAPLKGQRVVGQHNTFAYLWHWLGVQQIADLEPKPGTPPTPSHLQSVLAQVRQAPPIAITHALYQDAQPAQWLARQLGEDKVAVLALPSTVTDDGPSADLASWMDALVTQLLKTLPAR; translated from the coding sequence GTGCTGGCCGCCGCGCTGCCGCTGGGCGCCGCCGCGCAAGGCCAGGGCCTGCAGGTGTTTGCCTGCGAGCCCGAATGGGCGGCGCTCGTCAAGGCGCTGGCGCCGCAGGCGCAAGTCACCGCCGCCACCCACGCGCGGCAAGACGCGCACCACATCGAGGCGCGCCCGGCGCTGATTGCGGCGCTGCGGCGCGCCCACCTGGCGGTGTGCACCGGCGCGTCGCTCGAAGTGGGCTGGCTGCCCATGCTGCAAGCGCGCGCCGGTAACGCCGCCGTGCGCGACGGCCAGCCCGGCATGTTCTATGCCGCGCAGCAGGTGGAGCTGATCGACCGGCGCGCCAGCGTCGGCTTCAACGACGGCGACGTGCACCCCGAGGGCAACCCGCACTTTCACCTCGACCCAGCGCGCCTGGCGCAAGTGGCGCGGGCGCTGTCGCAGCGGCTGGCCCAGATCGACCCGCCGCAGGCCGCCGCCTACGCCGCGCGCCATACCGCCTGGCAGGCCGATTGGGCGCGCGGCACCGCGCAGTGGCAGCAGCGCGCCGCGCCGCTCAAGGGCCAGCGCGTGGTCGGCCAGCACAACACCTTTGCCTATCTGTGGCACTGGCTGGGCGTGCAGCAGATCGCCGACCTGGAGCCCAAGCCCGGCACGCCTCCCACGCCATCGCACCTGCAGTCGGTGCTGGCGCAGGTCAGGCAGGCGCCGCCCATCGCCATCACCCACGCGCTGTACCAGGACGCGCAACCGGCGCAGTGGCTGGCGCGCCAGCTGGGCGAGGACAAAGTGGCCGTGCTGGCCCTGCCCAGCACCGTGACGGACGACGGCCCCAGCGCCGACCTGGCCAGCTGGATGGACGCGCTGGTCACCCAACTGCTGAAAACCCTGCCCGCCCGATGA
- a CDS encoding metal ABC transporter permease, producing the protein MTDLELLLPPLAAGLLALASHVPLGRQVLRRGIVFIDLAIAQVAGLGVLLAQHLAHDLPAWALPLSAAGAALAGAASVAWLGRVWPDRQEALIGLLYVGAASLAVLLVSADPHGAQKLASLLSGDVLWTTWPALWPLAALTALFALAWRLRPALLHGGAAFYASFAVLVSLSLPLLGLYLVFATLIVPALAAQRHPGAPLRVAWGVGAGGYLLGLLLSWYGDWPSGPTVVLALIGCGALAMALPGRGWWATADNGP; encoded by the coding sequence ATGACCGACCTGGAGCTGCTGCTGCCGCCCCTGGCCGCCGGCCTGCTGGCGTTGGCCAGCCACGTGCCGCTGGGGCGGCAGGTACTGCGGCGCGGCATCGTGTTCATCGACCTGGCGATCGCGCAGGTGGCCGGCCTGGGCGTTTTGCTGGCGCAGCACCTGGCGCACGACTTGCCGGCGTGGGCGCTGCCCCTGTCGGCGGCGGGCGCGGCGCTGGCGGGCGCGGCGAGCGTGGCCTGGCTGGGGCGCGTGTGGCCGGATCGGCAGGAAGCGCTGATCGGCCTGCTGTACGTGGGCGCCGCGTCGCTGGCGGTGCTGCTGGTCAGCGCCGACCCGCACGGCGCGCAAAAGCTGGCGTCGCTGCTGTCGGGCGATGTGCTGTGGACCACCTGGCCCGCGCTGTGGCCGCTGGCCGCGCTGACCGCGCTGTTCGCCCTGGCCTGGCGCCTGCGCCCGGCGCTGCTGCACGGCGGCGCGGCCTTCTATGCCAGCTTTGCGGTGCTGGTGTCGCTGAGTCTGCCGCTGCTGGGGCTGTACCTCGTGTTCGCCACGCTCATCGTGCCGGCGCTGGCCGCGCAGCGCCACCCCGGCGCGCCGCTGCGTGTGGCGTGGGGCGTGGGCGCGGGCGGTTATCTGCTGGGGCTGCTGCTGTCGTGGTACGGCGACTGGCCCAGCGGCCCCACCGTGGTGCTGGCGCTGATCGGCTGCGGCGCGCTGGCGATGGCGCTGCCGGGCCGCGGCTGGTGGGCCACGGCCGATAATGGGCCATGA
- a CDS encoding Fur family transcriptional regulator, with product MSPSDAPTLCETTLQQRLTGAAAHCAGRGAQLTAQRTEVLELLLRRGGQAKAYDLQDDMQARHGRIAPTTVYRALDFLQEQQLVHKVDATNTFVFCDHADHDHPALLLICTGCGRIDELHDTRALASLLGTARQRGMAPRAVEVKCLCTGCQA from the coding sequence ATGAGCCCGAGCGACGCGCCCACCCTGTGTGAAACCACCCTGCAGCAACGCCTGACCGGCGCCGCCGCGCATTGCGCCGGGCGCGGCGCGCAGCTCACCGCCCAGCGTACCGAGGTGCTGGAGCTGCTGCTGCGGCGCGGCGGCCAGGCCAAGGCCTACGACCTGCAGGACGACATGCAGGCGCGGCACGGCCGCATCGCGCCCACCACCGTGTACCGCGCGCTCGACTTTTTGCAAGAGCAGCAGCTGGTGCACAAGGTGGACGCCACCAACACCTTCGTCTTTTGCGACCACGCCGACCACGACCACCCGGCGCTGCTGCTGATCTGCACCGGCTGCGGGCGCATCGACGAGCTGCACGACACGCGGGCGCTGGCCAGCCTGCTGGGCACGGCGCGCCAGCGCGGCATGGCGCCGCGCGCGGTCGAGGTCAAATGCCTGTGCACCGGCTGCCAAGCCTGA
- the gorA gene encoding glutathione-disulfide reductase → MTSDASFDFDLFVIGGGSGGVRAARFAAQRGARVGMAESGRMGGTCVNVGCIPKKLYSTAAHYAEAFVEARGFGWELAHGPALDWSVLKANRAKEITRLNGIYDGLMLNAGVQRLQGHGRLIDAHTVQVTAEHGATTRHTAKHILIATGGTPHVPDIEGRELVVTSDDMFDLPVFPQRLVVVGGGYIGCEMASIFHGLGAQTTLLYRGEQILRGFDDEVRDFTADEMRKHGVDVRVHCDVARIEASAEGVRRVVLSDGTVIEADVVLYATGRRPNVDGLGLVEAGVKQARNGAIEVDEHFTTNVPSIFALGDVVGRLELTPVALAEGMALVDHLFGPAPGKAAYRMDYDNIATAVFTHPPVGTVGLTEAQAREQCGAIRVFRSDFKPLKHTLSGSGERTLVKLIVDAASDRVVGLHMVGADAGEIVQGFAVALKCGATKAQFDATIGIHPTSAEEFVTLREASRT, encoded by the coding sequence ATGACTTCTGATGCTTCGTTCGACTTCGACCTCTTTGTCATCGGCGGCGGCTCCGGCGGTGTGCGCGCGGCGCGCTTTGCGGCGCAGCGCGGCGCCCGTGTGGGCATGGCCGAGAGCGGGCGCATGGGCGGCACCTGCGTCAACGTCGGCTGCATCCCCAAAAAGCTCTACAGCACCGCCGCGCATTACGCCGAAGCCTTTGTCGAGGCGCGCGGCTTCGGCTGGGAACTGGCGCATGGCCCGGCGCTGGACTGGTCCGTGCTCAAGGCGAACCGCGCCAAGGAAATCACGCGCCTGAACGGCATCTACGACGGCCTGATGCTGAACGCCGGCGTGCAGCGCCTGCAAGGCCACGGCCGGCTGATCGACGCGCACACCGTGCAGGTGACCGCCGAGCACGGCGCCACCACGCGCCACACGGCCAAACACATCCTGATTGCCACCGGCGGCACGCCGCACGTGCCCGACATCGAGGGGCGCGAGCTGGTGGTCACGTCCGACGACATGTTCGACCTGCCGGTCTTCCCGCAGCGCCTGGTGGTGGTGGGCGGCGGCTACATCGGCTGCGAAATGGCCAGCATCTTCCACGGCCTGGGCGCGCAGACCACACTGCTGTACCGCGGCGAGCAGATCCTGCGCGGCTTTGACGACGAGGTGCGCGACTTCACCGCCGACGAAATGCGCAAGCACGGCGTCGATGTGCGCGTGCACTGCGACGTGGCGCGCATCGAGGCCAGCGCCGAGGGCGTGCGCCGGGTGGTGCTGAGCGACGGCACCGTCATCGAAGCCGACGTGGTGCTCTACGCCACCGGCCGCCGGCCCAACGTGGATGGGCTGGGGCTGGTCGAGGCCGGCGTCAAGCAAGCGCGCAACGGCGCCATCGAGGTGGACGAACACTTCACCACCAACGTGCCCAGCATCTTCGCGCTGGGTGACGTGGTCGGCCGGCTGGAGCTGACCCCCGTGGCGCTGGCCGAAGGCATGGCACTGGTCGATCACCTGTTCGGCCCGGCGCCGGGCAAGGCGGCCTACCGCATGGATTACGACAACATCGCCACCGCCGTGTTCACCCACCCGCCCGTGGGCACCGTGGGCCTGACCGAGGCGCAGGCGCGCGAGCAATGCGGGGCCATCCGCGTGTTCCGCAGCGACTTCAAACCGCTCAAGCACACGCTGTCGGGCAGCGGCGAGCGCACCCTGGTCAAGCTGATCGTGGATGCCGCCAGCGACCGCGTGGTCGGCCTGCACATGGTCGGTGCCGATGCCGGTGAGATCGTGCAGGGCTTTGCCGTGGCGCTGAAGTGCGGCGCCACCAAGGCGCAGTTCGACGCCACCATCGGCATCCACCCCACCAGCGCGGAAGAGTTCGTGACGCTGCGCGAGGCCAGCCGGACCTGA
- a CDS encoding DedA family protein, giving the protein MDTLWQFVTQYGYWAVVVGGLVEGETLLILAGFAARLGYLDLPAVMAVGAFMGAFSDVLLFSLGRWRGKQVLARWPKVLRYRRRFNRLVARWGMLVVVAMRFMYGMRWAGPILLGMSDMPWPRFLLFNLIGASLWGFLAAGAGWMFGAAAQAMLKDAQAMQGWLLGALVVLALCFAGWRAWRGRTNGVSG; this is encoded by the coding sequence ATGGACACTCTCTGGCAATTCGTGACGCAGTACGGCTACTGGGCCGTGGTGGTGGGCGGCCTGGTGGAAGGCGAAACGCTGCTGATCCTGGCCGGCTTTGCCGCGCGCCTGGGCTACCTGGATTTGCCCGCCGTGATGGCGGTCGGTGCCTTCATGGGCGCTTTCAGCGACGTGCTGCTGTTCAGCCTGGGGCGCTGGCGCGGCAAGCAGGTGCTGGCGCGCTGGCCGAAGGTGCTGCGCTATCGGCGCCGCTTCAATCGCCTGGTGGCGCGCTGGGGCATGCTGGTGGTGGTGGCCATGCGCTTCATGTACGGCATGCGCTGGGCGGGGCCGATCCTGCTGGGCATGTCCGACATGCCGTGGCCGCGCTTTCTGCTGTTCAACCTGATCGGTGCGTCGCTGTGGGGCTTTCTGGCTGCTGGCGCGGGCTGGATGTTCGGCGCCGCGGCGCAGGCGATGCTGAAGGACGCGCAGGCGATGCAGGGCTGGCTGCTGGGCGCGCTGGTGGTGCTGGCGCTGTGCTTTGCCGGCTGGCGGGCCTGGCGCGGGCGCACCAACGGCGTCAGCGGCTGA
- a CDS encoding alpha-hydroxy acid oxidase, with product MTDLSKVTCIEDLRLMAKRRVPRMFYDYADSGSYTESTYRANQTDFAPILFKQRVAINMEGRSTATTMIGQPVSMPVAIAPTGLTGMQHADGEIAAARAARKFGIPFTLSTMSICSIEDVAQHAGPGFWFQLYVMRDRDFIERLIDRAKAAGCTALVITLDLQILGQRHKDIKNGLSTPPKPTIANLINLATKPRWCFGMLGTPRRKFGNIHGHVKGVTDMSNLGAWTAGQFDPRLNWGDVEWIKKRWGGKIIIKGIMEPEDARLAVDSGADALIVSNHGGRQLDGAPSAIAALPAIVDAVGNQIEVHMDSGIRSGQDVLKAWALGARGTYIGRAFLWGLGAAGEAGVSKALEIIHKELDTTMAFCGHTRIGTVDQSIFRAGTYPVT from the coding sequence ATGACCGACCTATCCAAAGTCACCTGCATCGAAGACCTGCGCCTGATGGCCAAACGCCGCGTGCCGCGCATGTTCTACGACTACGCCGACAGCGGCAGCTACACCGAAAGCACCTACCGCGCCAACCAGACCGACTTCGCGCCCATCCTGTTCAAGCAGCGCGTGGCCATCAACATGGAAGGCCGCAGCACCGCCACCACCATGATCGGTCAGCCCGTCAGCATGCCCGTGGCCATCGCGCCCACGGGCCTGACGGGCATGCAGCACGCCGATGGCGAAATCGCCGCCGCGCGCGCCGCGCGCAAGTTCGGCATCCCGTTCACGCTGTCCACCATGAGCATCTGCTCCATCGAAGACGTGGCCCAGCACGCCGGCCCCGGCTTCTGGTTTCAGCTGTACGTGATGCGCGACCGCGACTTCATCGAGCGCCTGATCGACCGCGCCAAGGCCGCCGGCTGCACCGCGCTGGTCATCACGCTCGATCTGCAAATCCTCGGCCAGCGCCACAAGGACATCAAGAACGGCCTCTCCACGCCGCCCAAGCCGACGATTGCCAACCTGATCAACCTGGCCACCAAGCCACGCTGGTGCTTCGGCATGCTGGGCACGCCGCGCCGCAAGTTCGGCAACATCCACGGGCACGTCAAGGGCGTGACCGACATGAGCAACCTGGGCGCCTGGACGGCCGGCCAGTTCGACCCGCGGCTGAACTGGGGCGACGTGGAATGGATCAAGAAGCGCTGGGGCGGCAAGATCATCATCAAGGGCATCATGGAGCCCGAAGACGCGCGCCTGGCCGTCGATTCAGGCGCTGACGCGCTCATCGTCAGCAACCACGGCGGCCGGCAACTCGACGGCGCGCCGTCCGCCATCGCCGCGCTGCCGGCCATCGTCGATGCGGTCGGCAACCAGATCGAAGTGCACATGGACAGTGGCATCCGCAGCGGCCAGGACGTGCTGAAAGCCTGGGCCCTGGGCGCCCGCGGCACCTACATCGGCCGCGCCTTCCTGTGGGGCCTGGGCGCGGCGGGCGAAGCCGGCGTGAGCAAGGCGCTGGAGATCATCCACAAGGAACTGGACACCACCATGGCGTTCTGCGGGCATACGCGGATTGGGACGGTGGATCAATCCATCTTCAGGGCCGGGACGTATCCGGTGACGTGA
- a CDS encoding methyltransferase family protein, whose translation MLKPLQHRIPPPVIDLAIGVLMWVLARAVPSAQLWPTAAWSVPTLVGLVIAFAGGGVALAGALQFRRAGTTVNPLAPQRASALVTTGIYRFTRNPMYLGMLLVLVGWGVYLGNAAAWVALPLFVWLLNKLQIEAEERILRERFGADFERYAGQVRRWV comes from the coding sequence ATGCTGAAGCCGCTGCAGCACCGCATCCCGCCGCCCGTCATCGACCTGGCCATTGGCGTGCTGATGTGGGTGCTGGCGCGCGCCGTGCCGTCAGCGCAGCTGTGGCCGACGGCCGCCTGGTCGGTGCCCACGCTGGTGGGTCTGGTCATCGCCTTCGCCGGCGGCGGGGTCGCGCTGGCCGGCGCCCTGCAGTTCCGCCGCGCCGGCACCACCGTCAACCCCCTGGCGCCCCAGCGTGCCAGCGCCCTCGTCACCACCGGCATCTACCGCTTCACCCGCAACCCGATGTACCTGGGCATGCTGCTGGTGCTCGTTGGCTGGGGCGTTTACCTGGGCAACGCGGCGGCGTGGGTGGCGCTGCCTTTGTTTGTGTGGCTGCTGAACAAGCTGCAGATCGAGGCGGAGGAGCGCATCCTGCGGGAGCGCTTTGGCGCGGATTTTGAGCGTTATGCGGGGCAGGTCAGGCGGTGGGTGTGA
- a CDS encoding DUF349 domain-containing protein, with protein MFPFSRDKQDPQPEPQAAAPKAPEAHPLDALTGGVFSAATSGERAQRVRDWLATEPTPEQMQDVFKELSSKDKGAAKALREKLDELRRAKGQEAVAAEWESKALALLQAARLNIADALAWQRDAAKAGAPLSREPLSSLRAQLALRIKTVEDLQQRVMVQREAAALLAQRIELLSTKPWQDAQAQQAGLEVDVGQWRTQARLLLADPHWLSVDVRYPPQLETAQSQLAAVWDAFGAALGQVAAAAADAAPPLPPVPVWADEIRAARGETPAAAPAADKPARPKVDPEQRAAAQKAVEAGTMLLEQAVAAGHTKNMHSATQALRQSLKAHGRLIDDALEARVHAALVSAGELEGWQRWSADKVREQLVARAEALLVRRKPRGAAAQAHEAAAATEEAGLTEDAQVQGATKTEAARDDLASATAQNDAESPADAAATPANAQAHEATATEQAGVTEDAQAAAAANAAASPDAAGAGGQNVAASSTDAHGNEAAGRHAAPAADEELVPAMGGRKLQETIRKLRDEWKTADQGGAPNHALWKRFDRAVNAAHQHVEVWLTQVRAQAAEHRAQRLALIEEVKAFGAAQAALGDGADWKAFNRQIHQFADRWRNAGHLSEKQFAELQPQWKDAIHTAAAPLEAAQKRSTARRQALIAEAEQLGAAPQLRIDAVRALQQRWQAEAQAVPLDRKHEQKLWDAFRKPIDEAFNRKGAERERQQSAMSAHDRAVLDAAKALEAANASGDAQKIRAAMAQLEAATRGQAVAAAAAASEEKQAAAPAEAAPAAPETEASAAPAEAATEGEAGEGAAPPTPPPLQPPPQARQTPDRHARRRPPRRQAR; from the coding sequence ATGTTCCCCTTTTCCCGCGACAAACAAGACCCGCAGCCCGAACCACAGGCCGCCGCGCCCAAGGCGCCCGAGGCCCATCCGCTCGACGCGCTCACCGGCGGCGTGTTCAGCGCCGCCACCTCGGGCGAGCGTGCCCAGCGTGTGCGCGACTGGCTGGCCACCGAGCCCACGCCCGAGCAGATGCAGGACGTGTTCAAGGAGCTTTCATCCAAGGACAAGGGCGCCGCCAAGGCGCTGCGCGAAAAGCTCGACGAGCTGCGCCGCGCCAAGGGGCAAGAGGCCGTGGCCGCCGAATGGGAATCGAAGGCGCTGGCGCTGCTGCAAGCGGCGCGCCTGAACATCGCCGATGCGCTGGCCTGGCAGCGCGACGCCGCCAAGGCCGGCGCGCCGCTCTCGCGTGAGCCGCTGTCCAGCCTGCGCGCGCAGCTGGCCCTGCGCATCAAGACTGTCGAAGACCTGCAGCAGCGCGTCATGGTGCAGCGTGAAGCCGCGGCCTTGCTGGCGCAGCGCATCGAGCTGCTGTCCACCAAACCCTGGCAGGACGCCCAGGCGCAGCAGGCCGGGCTGGAGGTCGACGTTGGCCAATGGCGCACGCAGGCGCGCCTGCTGCTGGCCGATCCGCACTGGTTGAGCGTCGACGTGCGTTACCCGCCCCAACTCGAAACCGCGCAAAGCCAGCTGGCCGCCGTTTGGGACGCCTTTGGCGCCGCGCTGGGCCAGGTGGCCGCCGCCGCCGCCGATGCCGCCCCGCCGCTGCCGCCGGTGCCCGTGTGGGCCGACGAGATCCGTGCCGCGCGTGGCGAAACGCCTGCCGCCGCGCCCGCCGCCGACAAGCCCGCCCGCCCCAAGGTCGACCCCGAGCAGCGCGCCGCCGCGCAAAAGGCCGTCGAAGCCGGCACCATGCTGCTCGAACAGGCCGTGGCCGCCGGCCACACCAAGAACATGCACAGCGCCACCCAGGCGCTGCGCCAGTCGCTCAAGGCCCATGGCCGCCTGATCGACGACGCGCTGGAGGCGCGCGTGCACGCCGCCCTGGTCAGCGCCGGCGAGCTGGAAGGCTGGCAGCGCTGGAGCGCCGACAAGGTGCGCGAGCAGCTCGTCGCGCGCGCCGAAGCGCTGCTGGTGCGCCGCAAGCCCAGGGGCGCGGCCGCCCAGGCCCACGAAGCCGCTGCCGCCACCGAAGAAGCCGGCCTGACCGAAGACGCCCAGGTTCAGGGTGCTACAAAAACAGAAGCTGCTCGCGATGATTTGGCAAGCGCTACAGCCCAAAACGACGCTGAATCGCCAGCCGATGCCGCGGCCACGCCCGCCAATGCCCAGGCCCACGAAGCCACCGCCACCGAACAAGCCGGCGTGACGGAAGACGCCCAGGCTGCCGCTGCTGCAAACGCAGCTGCCTCCCCGGATGCAGCGGGCGCCGGCGGCCAAAACGTGGCTGCCTCGTCGACCGATGCCCACGGCAACGAAGCCGCCGGCCGCCATGCCGCGCCTGCCGCCGACGAAGAGCTGGTGCCCGCCATGGGCGGCCGCAAGCTGCAGGAGACCATCCGCAAGCTGCGCGACGAATGGAAGACCGCCGACCAGGGCGGCGCGCCCAACCACGCCCTGTGGAAGCGCTTTGACCGCGCCGTCAACGCCGCGCACCAGCACGTCGAGGTGTGGCTGACCCAGGTGCGCGCCCAGGCCGCCGAGCACCGCGCGCAGCGCCTGGCGCTGATCGAAGAGGTCAAGGCCTTCGGCGCCGCCCAGGCCGCGCTGGGCGACGGCGCCGACTGGAAGGCCTTCAACCGCCAGATCCACCAGTTCGCCGACCGCTGGCGCAACGCCGGCCACCTGTCCGAAAAGCAGTTTGCCGAACTGCAACCCCAGTGGAAGGACGCCATCCACACCGCCGCCGCCCCGCTGGAAGCCGCGCAAAAGCGCAGCACCGCGCGCCGCCAGGCGCTGATCGCCGAGGCCGAACAGCTGGGCGCCGCGCCCCAACTGCGCATCGACGCCGTGCGCGCCCTGCAGCAGCGCTGGCAGGCCGAGGCGCAGGCCGTGCCGCTGGACCGCAAGCACGAGCAGAAGCTGTGGGACGCCTTCCGCAAGCCGATCGACGAGGCCTTCAACCGCAAGGGCGCCGAGCGCGAGCGCCAGCAGTCCGCCATGAGCGCGCACGACCGCGCCGTGCTCGACGCCGCCAAGGCGCTGGAGGCCGCCAACGCCAGCGGCGACGCGCAGAAGATCCGCGCCGCCATGGCCCAGCTCGAAGCCGCCACGCGCGGCCAGGCCGTGGCTGCCGCCGCTGCGGCTTCTGAAGAAAAACAGGCCGCAGCGCCTGCCGAAGCAGCGCCAGCAGCTCCGGAAACCGAAGCAAGTGCCGCGCCGGCCGAGGCCGCCACTGAAGGCGAAGCAGGCGAGGGCGCTGCCCCGCCGACGCCCCCGCCGCTCCAGCCCCCGCCCCAAGCCCGCCAAACCCCTGATCGCCATGCGCGGCGACGACCGCCCCGGCGCCAAGCGCGCTGA